From Cyclopterus lumpus isolate fCycLum1 chromosome 4, fCycLum1.pri, whole genome shotgun sequence, a single genomic window includes:
- the cilp2 gene encoding cartilage intermediate layer protein 1, protein MLELNKVALLLSVLASVALGQGLVRTRSPSDRSRRVALNTFADAQTTGVTEWTSWFNIDHPGGNGDYERLEAIRFYYRERVCARPTAMEARTTDWVAPADTGEVVHSSLEKGFWCVNNEQPRGRVCSNYHVRFQCPPVQSYWTNWSEWGPCSTAVCNDVGIQVRQRKCVNTQPMPLLLVPACIGHHSERRECSNPPCTAKWGPWGRWGTCSATCGGGRRIRRRTCARSSETVQCTGRPAEIQKCGRSPCPDKCQLVCSEGRPSEDCSRCACDDHVLHGEVHGVTGVPVAEAWVALDREPKVIRALTDAKGQFRITGICSASSGAISIRKEKFAPITVSAANNGTGLSWVRAVLRSAEKPYVVKHPEDKVRYEGGRVMMCCKATGSPPPDKYYWYHNGTLLDRKLYKYEEDLVLWSLKPEQSGQYYCKTSSSAGSIKSSPALLTVIAKGQPSCNSTPEMHLIRLPMDCVQPGTDSMHYNTGRCLHNKCAGSLDFDMRCRDEAGFCCGVKDMESRVINCGSYILPIRAVTQCSCQKCLQPTVLVRGRVVTADNGEPLRFGHIYIGKERAGTTGYQGGFTLQIPPDTQRLVVNFVDPTEKFLDTPKVFILDKRGGSIYHDVKVMRKKAPIDINAGETNSINLGEINGEDPIGQLVIPPNSFHKENGEIYEGTVKASVTFIDPRNITTAAAAPGDLNFVDGEGDMLPLRTYGMFSVDFRDESNKEVLGAGAVQVLLDTQHVKMPEHIPKMKLWSLNPDTGVWEEESDFSYTTTTAGGHGRSKREERTFLIGNMEIRERRLFNLDVPENRRCYVKVRAYMSDKFLSSEQLEGVVITLINLEPKPGFSSNPRAWGRFDSVITGSNGACLPAFCDAQRPDAYTAYVTAMMGGEELEAAPSSPKMNPNIIGVSQPYLDKIDYQRSDHDDPALKKTAFKINLAKPNQNNFDETNGPIYPYQNALSCENAPIDANHFRFFRVEKDKYEYNVIPFEENDLTTWMGDYLSWWPNPQEFRACFIKVKIHGQKEVMVRSRNLGGTHRETKGKLYGLRDIRSTRDMREANTSAACLEFKCSGMLFDQAEVDRSIISVLPQGNCRKTNTNSLLQEYLIKHPPVAPNNDTHGFTMLAPVDPLGHNYGIYTVTDQNPRVAKEIAIGRCFDGTSDGFSREMKTDSGVALTFSCPERKINRESLFQRLQNNPSQTLAQMGRSMRESEGMQAQRLPTRIVAYPSEQQGRTQNRRVTSTTRRRVSMRTQQRQ, encoded by the exons GACTTGTGAGGACCAGGAGCCCGTCGGACCGGAGCAGGAGAGTCGCCCTCAACACCTTCGCTGACGCACAGACAACAG GCGTGACGGAGTGGACGTCTTGGTTCAACATCGACCACCCCGGAGGGAACGGAGACTACGAGCGCCTGGAGGCCATCCGCTTCTATTACCGGGAGAGGGTCTGCGCTCGGCCCACCGCCATGGAGGCTCGCACCACAGACTGGGTGGCACCGGCAGACACCGGCGAGGTGGTCCACTCCAGTCTGGAGAAGGGCTTCTGGTGCGTCAACAACGAGCAGCCCCGGGGCCGCGTCTGTTCCAACTACCACGTCCGCTTCCAGTGTCCCCCAG tgcagAGCTACTGGACTAATTGGAGCGAGTGGGGTCCCTGCTCCACCGCGGTGTGTAACGACGTGGGCATCCAGGTCCGCCAGAGGAAATGTGTGAACACTCAGCCCATGCCTCTGCTGCTGGTGCCGGCGTGCATCGGGCACCACTCGGAAAGGAGGGAGTGCTCCAACCCGCCGTGTACCG CCAAGTGGGGCCCGTGGGGTCGGTGGGGGACGTGTTCGGCGACCTGTGGTGGTGGTCGCAGGATTAGGAGGAGGACCTGCGCGAGGAGCTCGGAGACCGTTCAGTGCACCGGGCGGCCTGCTGAAATACAGAAGTGTGGGAGGAGTCCATGCCCAG ACAAATGTCAGCTCGTGTGCAGCGAGGGCCGCCCCAGCGAGGACTGCAGCCGGTGCGCGTGCGACGACCACGTGCTGCACGGCGAAGTCCACGGTGTGACCGGCGTGCCCGTGGCCGAAGCCTGGGTGGCCCTGGACAGAGAGCCCAAGGTGATCCGCGCCCTTACAGATGCCAAAGGTCAGTTCAGGATCACGGGAATCTGCTCCGCCAGCTCCGGCGCGATCTCCATCAGGAAGGAGAAGTTCGCCCCGATCACCGTCTCCGCCGCCAACAACGGCACCGGGTTGTCATGGGTACGGGCTGTCCTCAGATCAGCCG AGAAGCCGTACGTTGTCAAACACCCGGAGGACAAAGTGCGTTACGAGGGAGGACGGGTGATGATGTGCTGCAAGGCAACGGGGTCACCGCCGCCTGACAAATACTACTG GTACCACAATGGGACTCTTCTGGACAGGAAGCTGTACAAATATGAAGAGGACCTTGTCCTGTGGAGCCTGAAGCCGGAGCAGTCCGGGCAGTACTACTGCAAGACCAGCAGCTCTGCGGGCAGCATCAAGTCCTCTCCAGCCCTCCTCACTGTAATCG CAAAAGGACAGCCATCGTGCAACTCCACCCCCGAGATGCACCTCATCAGACTGCCGATGGACTGCGTTCAACCCGGGACTGACTCCATGCACTACAACACTGGCCGCTGCCTTCACAACAAATGCGCTGGCTCCCTAGACTTTGATATGCGCTGCAGAGACGAAGCCGGGTTCTGCTGCGGGGTCAAAGACATGGAAAGTCGAGTCATCAACTGTGGGAGCTACATCCTCCCGATCCGGGCTGTGACTCAGTGCAGCTGTCAGAAGTGTTTGCAGCCCACTGTGCTGGTTCGTGGCAGAGTGGTCACGGCTGACAATGGTGAGCCGCTGCGTTTTGGGCACATCTACATTGGTAAAGAGAGGGCGGGCACCACCGGATACCAAGGAGGGTTCACGTTGCAAATTCCTCCCGATACGCAGAGATTAGTGGTCAATTTTGTTGACCCCACTGAGAAGTTTCTTGACACTCCCAAAGTGTTCATCCTCGATAAGAGAGGTGGGTCCATCTACCACGATGTGAAGGTGATGAGAAAGAAGGCACCAATTGACATCAATGCCGGAGAGACCAACTCTATTAACCTCGGGGAAATTAATGGCGAAGACCCCATTGGTCAGTTGGTGATTCCTCCCAACTCCTTCCACAAGGAGAATGGAGAAATCTACGAGGGAACTGTGAAAGCGAGCGTCACATTCATTGACCCGAGAAATATCACCACGGCGGCCGCAGCACCTGGCGATCTCAACTTTGTGGACGGTGAGGGCGACATGCTCCCTTTGAGGACCTATGGCATGTTCTCTGTGGActtcagagatgagtccaacaAGGAGGTACTCGGAGCTGGAGCTGTTCAAGTTCTCCTAGACACGCAGCACGTCAAAATGCCGGAGCACATTCCCAAAATGAAACTGTGGTCTCTAAACCCGGACACAGGAGTCTGGGAAGAGGAGAGCGACTTCTCCTACACCACGACAACTGCCGGCGGTCATGGACGGAGCAAACGAGAGGAACGCACATTCCTCATAGGCAACATGGAGATCAGAGAACGTAGGCTCTTCAATCTGGACGTGCCTGAAAACAGACGCTGCTACGTCAAAGTCCGTGCCTACATGAGCGACAAGTTCCTATCTAGTGAACAGCTGGAGGGCGTAGTGATCACCTTGATAAATTTGGAACCTAAACCTGGATTTTCCTCCAACCCTAGGGCATGGGGCCGCTTCGACAGCGTGATAACTGGATCCAACGGGGCCTGTTTACCGGCTTTCTGTGATGCCCAAAGGCCCGATGCTTACACAGCTTATGTCACAGCAATGATGGGTGGGGAAGAACTGGAGGCAGCTCCCTCCTCCCCCAAGATGAATCCAAACATCATTGGCGTGTCCCAGCCATACCTGGATAAAATAGACTACCAGCGCTCAGACCACGACGATCCGGCTCTGAAGAAAACGGCCTTCAAAATCAACTTGGCGAAGCCGAACCAAAATAATTTTGATGAGACGAATGGGCCAATATATCCGTATCAGAATGCATTAAGTTGTGAAAATGCCCCTATTGATGCGAATCATTTCAGATTCTTCAGAGTGGAAAAGGACAAGTATGAATACAATGTTATTCCCTTCGAGGAGAACGATTTGACGACCTGGATGGGAGACTACCTCTCCTGGTGGCCCAACCCCCAGGAGTTCAGAGCATGCTTCATCAAGGTCAAGATCCATGGACAGAAGGAAGTGATGGTCAGGTCGAGGAATCTCGGGGGAACACACCGAGAAACGAAAGGCAAACTTTATGGCTTAAGAGACATCCGCAGCACCCGGGACATGCGAGAAGCCAACACCTCAGCGGCCTGTTTGGAGTTCAAATGCAGCGGCATGTTGTTTGATCAAGCTGAGGTGGACCGATCCATCATCTCAGTGCTTCCACAGGGGAATTGTCGCAAAACCAACACCAACAGCCTCCTCCAGGAGTACCTCATCAAACATCCACCGGTCGCTCCAAACAACGACACCCATGGGTTCACCATGCTGGCACCCGTCGATCCTTTGGGACACAACTATGGCATCTACACAGTCACAGACCAGAACCCCAGGGTGGCCAAGGAGATTGCTATTGGCCGCTGCTTTGACGGCACCTCGGATGGTTTCTCCAgggagatgaagacagactcTGGAGTGGCGCTGACCTTCAGCTGTCCAGAGAGGAAAATTAACAGAGAAAGCCTTTTCCAACGCCTGCAGAACAACCCGTCTCAGACTCTGGCCCAGATGGGGAGGAGCATGAGGGAGTCGGAGGGTATGCAGGCGCAGAGATTACCCACCCGGATAGTGGCCTATCCTTCAGAGCAGCAGGGCAGGACCCAGAATCGCAGAGTCACCTCTACAACCAGAAGAAGAGTGTCCATGCGCACACAGCAGCGGCAATAG